A section of the Alkalihalobacillus sp. LMS39 genome encodes:
- a CDS encoding spore germination protein, with protein sequence MNLNWRRVRLKKEAVKHPVSTSLDENVEFLKRELGVDESFDVIQLDLEHVGRKMALFLVDGFAKDLSLTQIQRELSAAKPEAFQTDILQKLIKSTIPYVEIETNDDLDAVVDQVLAGPAALVVDGVDQIILLDTRTYPVRGPEEPDTEQVIRGAKDGYVETLVENAALTRRRVRDRTFRVQYIQVGRRSKTDLAIMYIADIADPSHVDKIKKALEKISTDGLPMGDKSIEEFIFGHHYNPYPMVRYTERPDVAASHLFEGHIIIMVDGSPSVMLTPTTFWHHLQHAEEYRQKPIVGAVLRGVRFFAVWASIFLLPLWYFFAMNEALVPGPFHYIGVADDGEVSLYVQFILAEIGIEMLRMAAIHTPNALATALGLVAAILIGQVAIDVGLFSPEVILYLAIAAIGSFATPSYEISLANRIIRVLLLTSTAIFGLAGYVGGIVVWVLWLASIKVMDVPYLWPFLPFSLRGLRDVLFRAPMPLKNRRPAALHPLDPDR encoded by the coding sequence ATGAACTTGAATTGGAGGCGAGTACGATTGAAAAAAGAGGCGGTTAAGCATCCAGTAAGTACAAGTTTAGATGAAAATGTGGAATTCTTAAAACGCGAGCTAGGAGTCGATGAGAGCTTTGACGTGATTCAACTTGATTTAGAGCATGTTGGTCGCAAAATGGCACTCTTTCTAGTAGATGGATTTGCCAAAGATTTATCGCTAACTCAAATTCAGCGAGAATTATCCGCAGCGAAACCTGAAGCTTTTCAAACGGATATTTTACAAAAGCTTATTAAAAGCACGATTCCATATGTTGAAATAGAAACGAATGATGATTTAGATGCTGTAGTCGACCAAGTGTTAGCCGGTCCTGCTGCTCTTGTTGTTGATGGTGTGGACCAAATCATTTTACTTGATACGAGGACATATCCAGTCCGTGGTCCTGAAGAGCCAGATACAGAACAAGTAATCCGTGGTGCGAAAGATGGGTATGTCGAAACCCTTGTTGAAAATGCGGCATTAACACGAAGGCGTGTCCGTGACAGAACGTTCAGGGTCCAATACATACAAGTCGGTCGCCGATCAAAAACAGACTTAGCGATTATGTATATAGCAGATATAGCTGATCCAAGTCATGTTGATAAAATAAAAAAAGCGCTAGAAAAAATTTCAACCGACGGGTTACCGATGGGGGACAAATCGATTGAAGAATTTATTTTCGGACATCATTATAATCCTTACCCAATGGTAAGATATACTGAAAGGCCAGATGTAGCAGCGTCCCATTTGTTTGAAGGGCATATTATAATAATGGTAGATGGATCACCAAGTGTGATGTTAACACCGACAACGTTTTGGCACCATCTCCAGCATGCCGAAGAATATCGGCAAAAACCGATTGTTGGGGCAGTCTTACGTGGCGTCCGTTTTTTCGCGGTATGGGCTTCGATTTTTCTTTTACCGTTATGGTACTTTTTTGCGATGAATGAAGCGCTGGTACCAGGACCATTTCATTATATTGGTGTGGCAGATGACGGTGAAGTTTCTCTTTATGTTCAATTTATTTTAGCTGAAATTGGAATTGAAATGTTAAGGATGGCCGCCATTCACACCCCGAATGCCCTTGCTACAGCTCTTGGGTTAGTTGCTGCTATCTTAATTGGGCAAGTCGCAATTGATGTTGGGTTATTTTCACCTGAAGTAATTTTATATTTAGCGATTGCAGCGATTGGTTCGTTTGCTACCCCAAGTTATGAAATCAGCCTAGCGAATCGGATTATTCGCGTATTGCTCCTAACATCAACGGCGATCTTTGGATTAGCAGGATATGTGGGTGGAATTGTCGTATGGGTGCTTTGGTTAGCCTCAATTAAAGTGATGGATGTTCCTTACTTATGGCCATTTCTTCCTTTTTCTCTCCGTGGCTTACGCGATGTTTTGTTTCGCGCTCCAATGCCACTTAAAAACCGAAGACCAGCAGCTCTGCATCCTCTTGACCCAGACCGATAA
- a CDS encoding YueI family protein, which translates to MDDKIKDALERGIYGSPEIKPEERAIFLSTIVERIFIALTKKQVIHKGMYPEVVRLMAEKQKKHLYINGSLGYQLYANYVKEANKHNIPFTIVTTSNNDAMGLVLASENTAVDTEEIFVRDDLFALG; encoded by the coding sequence ATGGATGATAAAATAAAAGATGCGCTTGAACGAGGAATTTATGGTTCTCCTGAAATTAAACCTGAAGAACGAGCGATTTTTTTATCGACGATTGTAGAACGTATTTTTATTGCTTTAACAAAAAAACAAGTCATTCATAAAGGAATGTATCCAGAGGTTGTACGCCTCATGGCAGAAAAACAAAAAAAACATTTATACATCAATGGTAGCCTCGGATATCAACTTTATGCTAATTATGTTAAAGAAGCGAATAAACACAATATTCCTTTTACGATTGTCACGACATCGAACAATGACGCAATGGGATTAGTATTAGCAAGTGAAAATACAGCAGTTGATACAGAAGAAATTTTTGTGCGAGACGATTTATTTGCACTTGGATAA
- a CDS encoding YqgQ family protein encodes MNSFYDVQQLLKRYGTIIYTKNRETDIMMMEEELRELYKLSMLDAKTYQQGILILKNELQKEG; translated from the coding sequence ATGAACAGTTTTTATGATGTCCAGCAACTTTTAAAAAGATATGGAACGATCATCTATACAAAAAATAGAGAAACAGATATTATGATGATGGAAGAAGAGCTTCGAGAACTATATAAGTTAAGTATGCTCGATGCAAAAACATATCAGCAAGGAATCCTTATACTTAAGAATGAACTACAGAAAGAAGGGTAA